A DNA window from Pyrus communis chromosome 3, drPyrComm1.1, whole genome shotgun sequence contains the following coding sequences:
- the LOC137729173 gene encoding uncharacterized protein — MEKAGAAEAIAKVSSIFIYPVKSCRGISVSQAPLTPTGFRWDRQWLVVNSKGRAYTQRVEPRLALVEVELPNEAFVEGWEPTKSSYLVLKAPGMDVLKVSLSAPREIADGVSMWEWSGSALDEGNAASKWFSDYIGKPSRLVRFNTVSETRPVEPEYAPGYKTMFSDMYPYMLISQGSMDALNQLLMEPIPINRFRPNILVDGCEPFSEDLWTEIKIDKLTFLGVKLCSRCKVPTINQDTGIAGPEPNNTLKKIRSDTVLRPTRKQQGKVYFGQNLVCKSFLTGQKGNVVTVGDLVYVLNKVSSTDEAAA, encoded by the exons atggagAAGGCAGGAGCAGCAGAAGCCATAGCCAAGGTCTCATCAATCTTCATATACCCAGTAAAATCATGCCGCGGAATTTCAGTGTCCCAAGCTCCTCTCACTCCAACTG GATTTCGATGGGATCGGCAGTGGTTAGTTGTAAACTCCAAAGGAAGAGCATATACTCAAAGAGTTGAACCAAGGCTTGCTTTGGTTGAGGTAGAGCTGCCAAATGAGGCGTTTGTCGAGGGTTGGGAACCTACCAAAAGCTCTTATCTAG TACTAAAAGCACCTGGCATGGATGTACTTAAGGTTTCGTTGAGTGCACCACGAGAAATAGCAGATGGGGTTTCCATGTGGGAATGGTCTGGTTCTGCATTAGATGAAGGAAATGCTGCATCAAAATGGTTTTCAGATTATATTGGGAAACCCAGTCGACTTGTTCGCTTTAATACAG TTTCAGAAACTAGGCCTGTGGAACCCGAATATGCTCCAGGATACAAAACCATGTTCTCCGACATGTATCCTTACATGCTAATATCTCAG GGATCAATGGATGCACTGAATCAGCTTCTGATGGAACCCATACCAATTAACCGTTTTAGACCCAA TATTCTTGTTGATGGTTGCGAACCATTTTCTGAGGACTTGTGGACAGAAATCAAAATAGACAAACTCACATTTCTTGGTGTCAAGCTATGCTCCCGTTGTAAG GTACCTACGATCAATCAAGACACTGGCATTGCAGGGCCCGAGCCAAATAACACTCTTAAGAAAATCCGATCTGATACAGTTTTGCGTCCGACGCGAAAACAGCAAGGAAAG GTTTACTTTGGGCAGAACCTAGTTTGCAAAAGCTTCCTTACTGGGCAGAAGGGAAATGTCGTAACGGTTGGAGATCTGGTTTATGTCCTTAACAAAGTCTCTTCTACTGATGAAGCAGCAGCATGA